In Gemmatimonas sp., one genomic interval encodes:
- a CDS encoding deoxyribonuclease IV yields the protein MLLLGAHCIDTGGIPMAARRAGNAGMHALQIFSAIPKYYNDKVGVKPDRVARFHDALAAAGIQPTHVIVHAAYVLNCATPDAEKWARAAAGLAKEFERSTALGVGGVCFHPGAATTGDRQEACERVAEAMRRALAAVPEGTTRLLIENTAGAGTTVGRTPDEVALMLAGIPRDQRHRAGYGLDTCHLFASGFPLAESREALTGVLDAFEAATGEPPAFLHLNDSEGAMGSNKDRHALIGEGLIGAEPFGWLLQDRRAQGIPLILETPQQLPDVAEDDASPDPWDVQCLTRLRALADAAR from the coding sequence ATGCTCCTGTTGGGCGCCCACTGCATCGATACCGGCGGCATCCCCATGGCAGCCCGTCGCGCCGGCAATGCGGGCATGCACGCGCTGCAGATCTTCAGTGCCATCCCCAAGTACTACAACGACAAGGTAGGGGTGAAGCCGGACCGGGTCGCCCGCTTCCACGACGCGCTCGCCGCCGCCGGCATTCAGCCGACGCATGTCATCGTGCACGCCGCGTACGTGCTCAACTGCGCCACGCCGGACGCCGAGAAGTGGGCGCGTGCCGCCGCGGGGCTGGCCAAGGAGTTCGAGCGCTCGACCGCGCTGGGCGTGGGTGGCGTGTGCTTTCATCCGGGGGCGGCGACCACCGGTGACCGCCAGGAGGCGTGCGAACGGGTGGCAGAGGCCATGCGCCGCGCACTGGCCGCAGTCCCCGAGGGCACGACGCGCCTGTTGATCGAGAACACGGCAGGCGCCGGCACGACCGTGGGGCGCACCCCCGACGAGGTGGCGCTCATGCTGGCGGGCATTCCCCGTGATCAGCGGCATCGAGCTGGCTACGGTCTCGACACCTGTCACCTCTTTGCGTCGGGCTTTCCCCTTGCCGAGTCGCGGGAGGCGCTGACGGGCGTGCTGGACGCCTTCGAAGCGGCCACCGGTGAACCGCCGGCCTTCCTGCACCTCAACGACAGTGAAGGGGCGATGGGGTCGAACAAGGATCGGCACGCGCTCATTGGCGAGGGGCTCATTGGCGCTGAGCCGTTCGGCTGGCTGCTGCAGGACCGGCGCGCCCAAGGGATCCCGCTCATTCTCGAGACGCCGCAGCAGCTTCCCGACGTCGCTGAAGACGATGCGTCGCCCGATCCCTGGGACGTTCAGTGCCTCACGCGCCTGCGCGCGCTCGCCGACGCGGCGCGCTGA
- a CDS encoding alpha/beta hydrolase family protein → MTSPWRRLRGVCHAVAGLLAAGAAALPAQSATGTVITDTLWAQSLGTRKALTVYLPPSYGRSDATRYPLLVYLHGLGGSERDWVTAGRLPSVMDSLVAAGFPEAIVAMPDGDDGWYTTWASLPDAACAADTVRQEPAATYCVPWPHYDDYIARDVVAHVDRRYRTRGTPESRGIAGLSMGGYGAMTLALAYPDVFRAAASHSGVLSPRLRVGAVPADPARYASTVAELAAAARQLWRSQRPAFGSDTLGWRARDPQQLAARLGARVQRGDARYPALQFDSGVDDVWAPHNRDFAASLTRLGVPHRYTEYPGAHTWSYWRAHLPESLAFLLRVVR, encoded by the coding sequence GTGACCAGCCCGTGGCGCCGCTTGCGGGGAGTGTGCCACGCCGTTGCCGGGCTCCTGGCGGCGGGGGCGGCGGCACTGCCGGCGCAGTCGGCAACGGGTACCGTCATCACGGATACGCTCTGGGCGCAGTCCCTCGGCACCCGCAAGGCACTCACGGTGTACCTGCCGCCGTCGTACGGGCGCAGCGATGCCACCCGCTACCCGCTGCTGGTGTACCTGCACGGACTGGGCGGCAGCGAACGGGACTGGGTCACGGCGGGGCGGTTGCCGTCGGTCATGGATTCACTGGTGGCCGCCGGCTTCCCCGAGGCGATCGTCGCCATGCCCGACGGGGACGATGGCTGGTACACCACGTGGGCGTCGCTCCCCGACGCAGCGTGTGCCGCCGATACGGTGCGCCAGGAGCCGGCTGCCACCTACTGCGTGCCGTGGCCGCACTACGACGACTACATCGCGCGCGATGTCGTGGCGCATGTGGATCGTCGTTACCGCACCCGGGGCACCCCCGAGAGCCGCGGCATCGCCGGCCTCAGCATGGGTGGCTACGGTGCCATGACGCTCGCCCTCGCGTATCCCGACGTCTTCCGCGCCGCGGCCAGCCACTCGGGTGTCCTCTCGCCGCGGCTGCGTGTCGGGGCCGTGCCCGCCGACCCCGCGCGCTACGCCAGCACCGTCGCCGAGCTGGCCGCCGCGGCGCGTCAGCTGTGGCGCTCCCAGCGCCCGGCCTTTGGCTCCGACACGCTGGGGTGGCGCGCCCGCGACCCGCAGCAGCTGGCGGCCCGCCTGGGGGCCCGCGTGCAGCGCGGCGACGCGCGCTATCCGGCGCTCCAGTTCGACAGCGGCGTAGACGACGTCTGGGCGCCACACAACCGCGACTTTGCCGCCTCCCTCACCCGTCTGGGGGTGCCGCACCGGTACACGGAGTACCCGGGGGCGCACACCTGGAGCTACTGGCGCGCGCACCTGCCGGAGAGTCTGGCATTTCTGCTGCGCGTCGTGCGGTAA
- a CDS encoding DUF350 domain-containing protein gives MNGQFVENVVNSAAFALIGIVMFVAAFFILDALTPGKLWDEISEKKNTAAAILMGSVAIALGIIVAAAIH, from the coding sequence ATGAACGGACAGTTCGTGGAGAACGTCGTCAACTCCGCCGCTTTTGCGCTCATCGGTATCGTGATGTTCGTGGCGGCCTTCTTCATCCTCGATGCTCTCACCCCCGGCAAGCTCTGGGATGAGATCAGCGAGAAGAAGAACACCGCAGCGGCCATTCTCATGGGTTCGGTCGCCATCGCCCTCGGCATCATCGTCGCTGCCGCCATTCACTGA
- a CDS encoding SWIB/MDM2 domain-containing protein yields MAAAKKSAKKAAPKKAAKKAAPKKAAPKKAAAKKAPAKKAATKAAAPKKAAAKKAPAKKAAKRAPNPAFMKPLTPSAELAAIVGEKGLPRTEVVKKLWAYIKKNGLQDQKNKRQINADDKLKKVFGGKSSVSMFDMTKLVSKHLS; encoded by the coding sequence ATGGCCGCTGCGAAGAAGTCCGCGAAGAAGGCTGCTCCCAAGAAGGCCGCCAAGAAGGCTGCCCCGAAGAAGGCCGCGCCCAAGAAGGCGGCTGCGAAGAAGGCCCCGGCCAAGAAGGCCGCGACCAAGGCTGCGGCGCCCAAGAAGGCGGCCGCGAAGAAGGCCCCGGCCAAGAAGGCCGCCAAGCGCGCGCCGAACCCGGCGTTCATGAAGCCCCTCACGCCGAGCGCCGAACTCGCGGCGATCGTCGGTGAGAAGGGCCTGCCGCGCACGGAAGTCGTGAAGAAGCTCTGGGCCTACATCAAGAAGAACGGCCTCCAGGATCAGAAGAACAAGCGCCAGATCAACGCCGACGACAAGCTGAAGAAGGTGTTCGGCGGCAAGAGCTCGGTCAGCATGTTCGACATGACCAAGCTCGTGTCGAAGCACCTGTCGTAA
- a CDS encoding DUF4178 domain-containing protein — MTVPQAHRATCPNCGAPVRFLWAQAVQTTCAYCRSLLVRRDLALERVGLQADFPVTGSPIQIGTTGRWRGQSFLVVGRLTYGWERGRWNEWHCLRDDGSSAWLADAQLEYAMTVQVYPDGRLPELRTVLVGDAFAWGDGRYEVANILEAHYLGTEGELPFTTFAKGTSTFVDLVSDDGRFATVDGTETPSLLYLGEYVSFDDLAMTQLRDFEGW; from the coding sequence GTGACCGTACCGCAGGCGCACCGCGCCACCTGCCCCAATTGCGGCGCGCCCGTGCGCTTTCTGTGGGCGCAGGCCGTGCAGACCACCTGCGCCTACTGCCGCAGCCTGCTCGTGCGCCGCGACCTCGCGCTCGAGCGCGTGGGACTGCAGGCCGACTTTCCCGTCACGGGCTCGCCCATTCAGATCGGCACCACGGGGCGCTGGCGCGGCCAGTCGTTCCTGGTCGTGGGGCGGCTCACCTATGGGTGGGAGCGGGGACGCTGGAACGAATGGCACTGTCTGCGCGACGACGGATCGAGCGCGTGGCTCGCCGATGCGCAGCTGGAGTACGCCATGACGGTGCAGGTGTACCCCGATGGTCGCCTGCCGGAGCTGCGCACTGTGCTCGTTGGCGATGCGTTCGCGTGGGGGGATGGGCGATACGAGGTGGCCAACATCCTCGAGGCGCACTATCTGGGCACCGAGGGCGAATTGCCCTTCACCACATTCGCGAAGGGCACCAGCACGTTCGTCGACCTGGTCAGCGACGACGGCCGCTTTGCCACCGTCGATGGTACGGAAACGCCGTCGCTGCTGTATCTGGGGGAGTACGTGTCCTTCGATGATCTCGCCATGACGCAGTTGCGCGACTTCGAAGGCTGGTGA
- a CDS encoding alpha/beta fold hydrolase, whose translation MPHAPARARRRGALTRRVVACALLGIAACTPPAPTGTWREERAVVAIDDSITLVGSLTLPALPTPVAAVPSRVPGVLLIGGSGPQDRDGARAELSGYAPWRELSESLAAAGMAVLRLDDRGTGESGGRFAGATTDDFARDAAAAVRWLRAQPAIDRARIALVGHSEGAVVALLAARADPAIAALVLLGAPSRPGREIARWQRQQLVSSDLARWPGEAHTTVLAAADAEAELLAAADPWLRRWFALDPREVAATVRQPVLLLHGDTDRQVPPAHADELARALRRGGTRPVEVRRFRDTDHLLLPDHDGEPEGYVRLGDRRVRREILAATTHFLSVHMAPR comes from the coding sequence GTGCCTCACGCGCCTGCGCGCGCTCGCCGACGCGGCGCGCTGACGCGGCGCGTGGTCGCGTGCGCGTTGCTGGGGATCGCCGCGTGCACGCCCCCCGCCCCGACCGGCACGTGGCGTGAGGAGCGCGCCGTGGTGGCGATCGACGACAGCATCACCCTCGTGGGGTCGCTCACGTTGCCGGCGTTGCCCACCCCGGTGGCGGCCGTGCCGTCGCGCGTCCCTGGGGTGCTGCTGATCGGCGGCTCCGGGCCGCAGGATCGTGACGGCGCACGGGCGGAGCTGTCGGGCTACGCCCCGTGGCGCGAGCTCAGCGAATCGCTGGCCGCGGCAGGGATGGCCGTGCTGCGTCTCGACGATCGGGGCACCGGCGAGTCGGGCGGACGGTTCGCGGGAGCGACGACGGATGACTTTGCCCGCGATGCGGCCGCTGCCGTTCGCTGGCTGCGCGCACAGCCGGCCATCGACCGTGCGCGGATCGCGCTGGTGGGGCACAGCGAGGGCGCGGTCGTGGCGCTGCTCGCGGCGCGTGCCGACCCGGCGATCGCGGCCCTCGTACTGCTGGGCGCCCCGTCACGTCCCGGGCGTGAAATCGCCCGCTGGCAGCGGCAACAGCTCGTGAGCAGCGACCTCGCCCGGTGGCCTGGCGAGGCCCATACGACGGTGCTCGCGGCCGCCGATGCCGAGGCGGAACTGCTGGCGGCGGCGGACCCGTGGCTGCGCCGCTGGTTTGCGCTCGACCCGCGCGAGGTGGCGGCCACGGTGCGCCAGCCGGTCCTGTTGCTGCACGGTGACACCGATCGCCAGGTGCCGCCGGCACATGCCGACGAGCTCGCACGCGCGCTGCGCCGCGGGGGCACACGACCGGTAGAGGTGCGGCGGTTTCGCGACACCGATCACTTGCTGCTCCCCGATCACGACGGCGAGCCCGAGGGGTACGTGCGCCTCGGCGACCGGCGGGTGCGCCGCGAAATTCTCGCCGCCACCACACATTTTCTCTCTGTTCACATGGCGCCGCGCTGA
- a CDS encoding M24 family metallopeptidase, whose protein sequence is MRPTIAALALLAPLAAHAQPIAFPATPGARTSGSVAADSLRPFGLLRDQAMQQQKWFELRMERTLPMLMRREGVDMWVVPMREYNEDPLFKAITSPTTFAARRRTIYVFFDRGPQQGIERIALGGTSQGNVFKAVRSMKPVAQPAAGSRENSRQAELWGDEQWTVLKQVIEERKPQKIAINTSRTFAFADGLSSGEKEGMLQALGAPWTTRIVNAEALAVDLIAARQPEEEAAFRELNRVAWEIISEAFSNKVITPGVTRTDDVVWWMRQRLADLGLSTWFQPSVEVQRAFGSPELVGVNPVILPGDLLHCDFGVTAMGLNTDTQHNGYVLKPGETDVPAGLKKALATSNRLQDITVEELKPGRTGNDVLKAVLTRMKAERIDGTEYSHPIGLHGHGAGALIGLWDYQDGVPGRGDHKIIPGMWYSIELQATTPVPEWNNQQVRSAQEEDVIIDASGKVRWAFGRQTTYHLVSAPLK, encoded by the coding sequence ATGCGTCCCACCATCGCCGCCCTCGCGCTGCTCGCCCCCCTCGCCGCGCACGCCCAGCCCATCGCCTTTCCCGCCACGCCGGGGGCACGCACCTCCGGCTCCGTGGCGGCCGACTCGCTGCGCCCGTTCGGGCTGCTGCGCGATCAGGCGATGCAGCAGCAGAAGTGGTTCGAACTGCGCATGGAGCGGACGCTCCCCATGCTGATGCGTCGCGAAGGCGTGGACATGTGGGTCGTCCCCATGCGCGAGTACAACGAGGACCCGCTGTTCAAGGCCATCACGTCGCCCACCACCTTCGCGGCGCGTCGGCGCACCATCTACGTGTTCTTCGATCGCGGCCCCCAGCAGGGCATCGAACGCATCGCGCTGGGCGGCACATCGCAGGGGAACGTCTTCAAGGCGGTGCGCAGCATGAAGCCGGTGGCGCAGCCCGCGGCCGGCAGCCGTGAGAACTCGCGGCAGGCCGAGCTGTGGGGCGATGAGCAATGGACCGTGCTCAAGCAGGTCATCGAGGAACGGAAGCCGCAGAAGATTGCCATCAACACGTCACGCACCTTCGCCTTCGCCGATGGCCTCTCGAGCGGGGAAAAGGAGGGGATGCTGCAGGCGCTCGGCGCGCCGTGGACCACACGGATCGTCAACGCCGAGGCGCTCGCGGTGGACCTCATCGCCGCGCGTCAGCCGGAAGAGGAGGCCGCGTTCCGTGAGCTCAATCGCGTCGCGTGGGAGATCATCAGCGAAGCGTTCTCGAACAAGGTCATCACCCCCGGTGTCACCAGAACCGACGACGTCGTGTGGTGGATGCGCCAGCGGCTGGCCGACCTGGGGCTGTCCACCTGGTTCCAGCCCAGCGTGGAAGTGCAGCGCGCCTTCGGCAGCCCGGAGCTGGTGGGAGTGAACCCCGTCATCCTGCCCGGTGATCTGCTGCACTGCGACTTCGGCGTGACCGCGATGGGGCTCAACACCGACACGCAACACAATGGCTATGTGCTCAAGCCCGGCGAGACCGACGTGCCGGCGGGGCTCAAGAAGGCGCTCGCCACCTCCAATCGGCTGCAGGACATCACCGTGGAGGAGCTCAAGCCCGGACGGACAGGCAACGACGTCCTCAAGGCGGTGCTCACCCGCATGAAGGCGGAGCGGATCGACGGCACCGAGTACTCGCATCCGATCGGGCTGCACGGCCACGGAGCGGGCGCGCTGATCGGTCTGTGGGACTACCAGGACGGCGTGCCCGGGCGCGGCGATCACAAGATCATCCCCGGCATGTGGTACTCCATCGAACTGCAGGCTACCACCCCGGTGCCGGAGTGGAATAACCAGCAGGTGCGGTCGGCGCAGGAGGAGGACGTGATCATCGATGCCAGCGGCAAGGTGCGCTGGGCGTTCGGACGGCAAACCACGTACCATCTGGTGAGCGCTCCCCTCAAGTGA
- a CDS encoding S-adenosylmethionine decarboxylase — translation MTTSTAGEEWIVEALGCVPERLADPATLRALFAQIVTELSLHPVGEALWHQFPAPTATADGDAGEAGGITGLLMLAESHLTVHTFPEHGSACLNLFCCTPRAAWDWEARLQARLGATVVHVRHVARAYAPVADGAGLTRS, via the coding sequence ATGACGACATCCACTGCCGGTGAAGAGTGGATCGTGGAGGCGCTCGGCTGTGTGCCCGAGCGCCTCGCCGATCCTGCCACCTTGCGCGCGCTCTTTGCGCAAATCGTGACCGAACTGTCCCTGCATCCCGTGGGCGAGGCGCTGTGGCACCAGTTCCCGGCACCAACGGCCACAGCAGACGGTGATGCTGGGGAGGCCGGGGGGATCACCGGGCTGCTCATGCTCGCCGAGTCGCACCTTACGGTGCACACGTTCCCGGAGCACGGGTCCGCGTGTCTCAACCTGTTCTGCTGCACGCCCCGCGCGGCGTGGGACTGGGAGGCGCGGCTGCAGGCGCGTCTTGGCGCCACGGTCGTTCACGTGCGGCACGTGGCGCGCGCGTATGCGCCAGTGGCTGACGGCGCGGGGCTGACGCGCTCGTGA
- a CDS encoding DUF4178 domain-containing protein, producing MTLPTTSPVARSVVPRVASLSCPSCGAAIEMRAQGWAESVVCAACGAQLDAANDNLRVLQYGEAVRLKPRIPLGTRGVLRRVTWEVIGCQVVTITVEGTDYSWTEYVCFNPYRGFLYLSEYDGHWNVIEKLKWRPRGGVSDGLLTLTHEGRRYKHFQTALARTTAALGEFPWELRVGDSVVSRDFVDPPFILSAEESAGEVTFSRGSYTPPEEIARAFGVPSLLTPIGVFANQPNPYGDLPKRMGQRFLIGLLVLFAMLFANLIFSSKRTAFSQAYTFDRSTSTNAAFVTAPFTLDGRPSGVAIDVAAALENDWVFFTLSLINEQTGETREVTRQLEYYSGQDSDGSWSEGDRSETVRLSAVPAGRYFLRVEPEGGEVGRQRVAYTIEVRRDVPHYGFYALAFLAVLTPMIFALFPSAAFENRRWAESDHPIGGTSASED from the coding sequence ATGACCTTGCCTACCACATCGCCAGTGGCCCGCAGCGTGGTTCCGCGCGTGGCATCCCTTTCGTGCCCCTCGTGTGGTGCCGCCATCGAGATGCGGGCGCAGGGATGGGCCGAGAGCGTCGTGTGTGCCGCCTGTGGCGCGCAGCTCGATGCCGCCAACGACAACCTGCGGGTCCTGCAGTACGGTGAGGCCGTACGACTCAAGCCGCGCATTCCCCTGGGCACGCGCGGGGTGTTGCGGCGTGTCACCTGGGAAGTGATCGGCTGCCAGGTGGTCACCATAACCGTCGAAGGGACCGACTACTCGTGGACGGAGTACGTCTGCTTCAATCCGTATCGCGGGTTTCTGTACCTGTCAGAATACGACGGCCACTGGAACGTCATCGAGAAGCTCAAGTGGCGCCCCCGCGGTGGCGTGAGCGACGGGCTGCTCACCCTCACCCACGAGGGTCGCCGCTACAAGCACTTCCAGACGGCGCTGGCGCGCACCACGGCCGCGCTCGGCGAATTCCCGTGGGAACTGCGCGTGGGCGACTCCGTGGTGAGTCGGGACTTCGTCGACCCGCCCTTCATCCTCAGCGCCGAGGAGTCGGCGGGTGAGGTGACCTTCTCCCGTGGCAGCTACACGCCGCCGGAGGAGATCGCCCGAGCCTTCGGCGTGCCCTCGCTCCTCACGCCCATCGGCGTCTTCGCCAACCAACCCAATCCGTACGGCGACCTCCCCAAGCGCATGGGGCAGCGGTTCCTCATCGGTCTGCTGGTGCTCTTCGCGATGCTCTTCGCGAACCTCATCTTCTCCAGCAAGCGCACCGCCTTCTCGCAGGCATATACCTTCGACCGCAGCACGAGCACGAACGCCGCCTTCGTGACGGCCCCCTTCACGCTCGACGGACGCCCCTCCGGTGTGGCGATCGATGTCGCCGCGGCGCTCGAAAACGACTGGGTGTTCTTCACGCTGTCGCTCATCAACGAGCAGACGGGTGAGACACGCGAAGTCACACGCCAGCTCGAGTACTACTCGGGGCAGGACAGCGACGGGTCGTGGTCGGAAGGCGATCGCTCGGAGACGGTGCGGCTGTCGGCCGTACCCGCTGGCCGCTACTTCCTGCGCGTTGAACCGGAAGGTGGTGAGGTTGGCCGACAGCGTGTCGCATACACCATCGAGGTCCGTCGCGACGTGCCGCACTATGGCTTCTACGCGTTGGCGTTCCTTGCGGTCCTCACGCCCATGATTTTCGCCCTCTTTCCGTCGGCCGCCTTCGAAAACCGGCGCTGGGCGGAAAGCGATCATCCCATCGGCGGCACCTCCGCCAGCGAAGACTGA
- the lepB gene encoding signal peptidase I encodes MASKKSASSSSGSAVSALRAGKSTGGSGHGPTLWENAKAVLFTVGVFLLVRTFLLEAYRIPSGSMIPTLLVGDWLFVNKLAYGPHVPLTSINLPGYDDPARGDVVVFVSPNQLDQPDDPTPTLVKRLVAVGGDTVWMRGGLFYLNGVPQRQGFAAAQNPTGDGGFSHPLFQWQKPFEVQGTAAGDPPAQPTLDDWGPLVVPPGMLFMLGDNRYDSKDGRYWGFVPRENVRGRPVFVYYSYRADESDRPLPFLTDIRWGRIGDIIR; translated from the coding sequence GTGGCCTCGAAGAAGTCCGCCTCCTCCAGCAGTGGCAGCGCCGTCTCGGCGCTTCGCGCCGGCAAGTCCACCGGCGGGTCCGGCCACGGCCCCACCCTGTGGGAGAACGCCAAGGCCGTCCTGTTCACGGTGGGAGTCTTTCTCCTGGTGCGCACGTTCCTGCTCGAGGCCTATCGCATCCCCTCGGGCTCCATGATTCCGACGCTGCTCGTTGGGGATTGGCTGTTCGTGAACAAGCTGGCGTACGGCCCGCACGTGCCGCTTACCTCCATCAACCTCCCGGGATACGACGACCCCGCGCGTGGCGATGTCGTGGTGTTCGTGTCGCCCAATCAGTTGGACCAGCCGGACGACCCCACCCCGACGCTCGTGAAGCGTCTGGTCGCCGTGGGAGGCGACACCGTGTGGATGCGGGGCGGACTGTTCTATCTCAACGGCGTCCCCCAGCGACAGGGGTTTGCCGCGGCGCAGAACCCCACGGGCGATGGTGGATTCTCCCACCCGCTGTTCCAGTGGCAGAAGCCGTTCGAGGTGCAGGGCACCGCCGCCGGCGATCCGCCCGCCCAGCCGACACTCGACGACTGGGGGCCGCTCGTCGTGCCACCGGGGATGCTGTTCATGCTCGGCGACAATCGCTACGACTCCAAGGACGGCCGCTACTGGGGATTCGTGCCGCGCGAGAACGTGCGCGGGCGCCCGGTCTTCGTGTACTACTCGTATCGCGCCGACGAAAGCGATCGGCCGCTCCCCTTCCTCACCGATATCCGGTGGGGACGCATTGGCGACATCATCCGGTGA
- a CDS encoding SPFH domain-containing protein, whose amino-acid sequence MALGDFLRKQFIDVIQWTESGPGVLMHRFPMRDMEIQSGAQLTVRESQLALFVNEGRAADAFGPGLHTLVTQNLPLLTNLMNWDKMFQSPFKSDVYFFSTRQQTGQRWGTQQPITIRDREFGAVRLRAFGMYAFRVANPAVFQQTVGATDTAYTVAQIEPQLRNAIIAGFTTAFANANVPFLDLAANQAQLATQIASGVAPAFEQLGLKLESFTVENLSLPDELQKRLDERISMNMIGDMRTYAAYQAAQSIPIAAANEGGIAGLAAGLGAGVGIGGAISGAIASGMQAPAAPGAAVPPTRMAPPVEPSADSKFCINCGTRLPSIAKFCSACGTAQGS is encoded by the coding sequence GTGGCGCTGGGCGATTTCCTCCGCAAGCAATTCATCGATGTCATCCAGTGGACCGAGTCCGGTCCCGGGGTGCTCATGCACCGCTTCCCCATGCGGGACATGGAAATCCAGAGTGGCGCCCAGCTCACGGTGCGGGAGTCGCAGCTGGCGCTCTTCGTGAACGAAGGGCGCGCCGCCGACGCCTTCGGCCCCGGGCTGCACACGCTGGTGACGCAGAACCTGCCGCTGCTCACGAACCTCATGAACTGGGACAAGATGTTCCAGTCACCGTTCAAGAGCGATGTCTACTTCTTCTCCACCCGGCAGCAGACCGGACAACGGTGGGGGACGCAGCAGCCCATCACCATTCGCGATCGCGAGTTCGGGGCGGTGCGCCTGCGCGCGTTCGGTATGTATGCGTTCCGCGTGGCCAACCCCGCCGTGTTCCAGCAGACCGTGGGCGCCACCGATACGGCGTACACGGTGGCGCAGATCGAGCCCCAGCTGCGGAACGCCATCATTGCCGGCTTCACCACGGCGTTCGCCAACGCGAACGTGCCGTTTCTCGACCTGGCCGCCAATCAGGCGCAGCTTGCCACGCAGATTGCGAGCGGCGTGGCGCCGGCGTTCGAGCAGCTGGGGCTCAAGCTGGAGTCGTTCACCGTCGAGAACCTGTCGCTGCCGGACGAACTGCAGAAGCGCCTCGACGAGCGTATCTCGATGAACATGATCGGCGACATGCGCACCTACGCGGCGTACCAGGCGGCGCAGAGCATTCCCATTGCGGCGGCCAACGAAGGCGGCATTGCCGGCCTCGCGGCGGGGCTGGGCGCCGGCGTAGGAATTGGCGGGGCCATCAGTGGGGCCATTGCCAGTGGCATGCAGGCACCGGCGGCGCCTGGCGCAGCCGTGCCCCCCACGCGCATGGCGCCCCCCGTCGAGCCCTCGGCCGACAGCAAGTTCTGTATCAACTGCGGCACGCGGCTGCCGTCCATCGCCAAGTTCTGCTCCGCCTGCGGCACCGCGCAGGGAAGCTGA